aggacggcgagaaATGTCAGGGTGGCAAGTGCacaccctccaccacctGCAAGCCTGGTCAGACTCTCTGCAACGGCAAGTGTGTGAACACTGACAGCGACACCTCGAACTGCGGCGCCTGTGACTCCAAGTGCAAGGCTGGCGAGAAGTGTGAGGGAGGCAAGTGTCTGTCTCCCTGCCGCCCCGATCAGACTTTGTGCGACGGCGTGTGCGCCACCACCGGCTCTGACCCGAGCAACTGTGGTGCCTGCGGCGTTAAGGTGAGTATTTTCATTCCCCCGTCCCGACCTCGGCTGACGTCAAGTGCCCCGGCGGCTTCATCTGCGAGAATGGCAAGTGCAATGCCCGTTGTGTCAACGGCCAGATCCAGTGCGGCGACAGCTGTGTCAACCCGaccaacgacgaggaccactgcggcggctgcgggAACAAGTGCGAAGTCGGCCAGCACTGCGTCAACTCAAAGTGCGAGGGGACCGGCTGCCCTCCGAACCAGCTCAAGTGCGACGGAAAGTGCGTTGACCCCAACAACAATAATCAGAACTGCGGCGCCTGCGGCACTGTATGCCCTCCTGGCCGCGACTGCCGCGGCGGTAAATGCACCCTCGGCTGCCGTCCCGACCAGACCGAGTGCGGTGACAACTGTGTAACCACAGGCACGGACTCGAACAACTGCGGCAGCTGTGGCAACAAGTGCAAGGAAGGCGAGAAGTGTGACGGCGGCAAGTGCACGCCCGTCAATCCTTGCAAGCCTGGCGAGACGCTCTGCAACGGCAAGTGTGTCAACACGTCGTCTGACGGCTCCAACTGCGGTGCCTGCGGCACCAAgtgcgccgacggcgagaagtGCGACGGTGGCAAGTGCACGCCTGGCGGCCCTGTTTGCCAGCCCGGCCAGACGCTCTGCAACGGCAAGTGCGTCGACACGTCGACTGACGGCTCCAACTGCGGCGCCTGCGGCACCAAGTGCAAGGACGGTGAGAagtgcgagggcggcaagtgCACGCCCGGCGGCCCAGTTTGCCAGCCCGGCCAGACGCTCTGCAACGGCAAGTGTGTCGACACCTCGACCGACGGCTCCAACTGCGGCGCCTGCGGCACCAAGTGCAAGGACGGTGAGAagtgcgagggcggcaagtgCACGCCCGGCGGTCCAGTTTGCCAGCCCGGCCAGACGCTCTGCAACGGCAAGTGTGTCGACACCTCGACCGACGGCTCCAACTGCGGCGCCTGCGGCACCAAGTGCAAGGACGGTGAGAagtgcgagggcggcaagtgCACTCCCGGCGGCCCAGTTTGCCAGCCCGGCCAGACGCTCTGCAACGGCAAGTGTGTCGACACCTCGACCGACGGCTCCAACTGCGGCGCCTGCGGCACCAAGTGCAAGGATGGTGAGAAGTGTGACGGCGGCAAGTGCACTCCCGGCGGCCCTGTTTGCCAGCCCGGTGAGACTCTCTGCAATGGCAAGTGCGTGAACACGGACACGGACACGTCCAACTGCGGAGCCTGCGGCACCAAGTgtgccgacggcgagaagtGCGACGGTGGCAAGTGCATCCCCGCCGGCCCTGTTTGCAACCCCGGCGAGACTCTCTGCAACGGCAAGTGCGTTAACACGAACACCGACACCTCGAACTGCGGAGCCTGCGGTACTAAgtgcgccgacggcgagaagtGCGACGGTGGCAAGTGCATCCCCGCCGGCCCTGTCTGCAAGCCCAACGAGACTCTCTGCGACGGCAAGTGCGTTAACACGAACACCGACACGTCTAACTGCGGCGCCTGCGGCAACAAgtgcgccgacggcgagaagtGCGACGGTGGCAAGTGCACACCTAGCGGGCCCGTCTGCAACCCCGGCCAGACTCTCTGCAACGGCAAGTGCGTGGACACGAACACCGACACCTCGAACTGCGGCGCCTGCGGCAACAAgtgcgccgacggcgagaagtGCGACGGTGGCAAGTGCACACCTAGCGGGCCCGTCTGCAACCCCGGCCAGACTCTCTGCAACGGCAAGTGCGTGGACACGAACACCGACACCTCGAACTGCGGCGCCTGCGGCAACAAgtgcgccgacggcgagaagtGCGACGGTGGCAAGTGCACACCTAGCGGGCCCGTCTGCAACCCCGGCCAGACTCTCTGCAACGGCAAGTGCGTGGACACGAACACCGACACGTCCAACTGCGGCGCCTGCGGCAACAAgtgcgccgacggcgagaagtGCGACGGTGGCAAGTGCACACCTAGCGGGCCCGTCTGCAACCCCGGCCAGACTCTCTGCAACGGCAAGTGCGTTAACACGAACACCGACACGTCTAACTGCGGCGCCTGCGGCAACAAgtgcgccgacggcgagaagtGCGACGGTGGCAAGTGCACACCTAGCGGGCCCGTCTGCAACCCCGGCCAGACTCTCTGCAACGGCAAGTGCGTGGACACGAACACCGACACGTCCAACTGCGGCGCCTGCGGCAACAAgtgcgccgacggcgagaagtGCGACGGTGGCAAGTGCACGCCCAGCGGTCCTGTTTGCCAGCCCGGCCAGACTCTCTGCAACGGCAAGTGCGTCAACACGGACACCGACACGTCCAACTGTGGCGCCTGTGGTACTAAgtgcgccgacggcgagaagtGCGACGGCGGCAAGTGCACGCCCGTCAATCCTTGCAAGCCTGGCGAGAAACTCTGTGACGGCAAGTGCATCAACCCGCAGAACGACAACAACAACTGTGGGGCTTGCGGTAACAAGTGCGGGAACGGCCAGGTCTGCGAGTCCGGTACCTGCACCAACAAGTGTCAGCCGGGCCAGATCCTGTGCAACGGCAAGTGCACCGACACGAACACGGACTCAAGCAACTGCGGATCGTGTGGTAACAAGTGCGGTGACGGGAAGACCTGCAACGCTGGCAAGTGCGAGTCTACCAACCCATGCCGTCCCGGCCAGACGCTTTGCAACGGCAAGTGTGTCGATACGAGCTCCGACTCGCACAACTGCGGCCAGTGTGGCAACAAGGTGAGTTGTCCACTGAATATTGAGTGTCTAGATTCTATACTGACCCATTCCAGTGCGCTTCCGACTGCTCCTGCGTTGGCGGCAAGTGCACCACCAAGTGCAAGGACGGCCAAACGCTCTGCAACGGCAAGTGTGTTGATACCAACACGGACTCGAACAACTGTGGCAAGTGTGGTAACAAGGTGAGTGCCATCAACTTGGATGGTCCTTGCGACAGTGCTGACTATTCAGTGTACGTGGGACTGCACATGCACAGGCGGCGAGTGCACGGACAAGACCAAGCTCTGCTGCGCGCAAAAGGACTCGTGCGGCAAGAGCCTGAAGAAGTCATCCAGCAACGTTTGGGGTCACACGCTCACCTGCACTTACGGTTCCGGATGGGTGAGTCCACTCTACGGGAGAGCGAGTGCAACGGCTGACGTGCAGTGGCACTGGAAGAAGGGCCAGGTTGAGGAGCGCACGTTCGGCAAGCTCAGCTCTTGCGTCTACGACTCGAAGACTGGCGCGCTCAGTGGCGCGTCGTGGTGGAACTCATGCTGCCCGAAGACGCTCGCCAAGTgctgaggacgacggcgacctTCCTTTCCGGGAAcgatgatgaagaggacACTTATTTTATAGTATCGCACATTGCGAGGAAGAAGATTCAGAAGTTGTACAGCTGATATACGTTATGCATGCTGTCAGAAGTTTCTATGTAGGGTGCAATGGTGCTGTCGACAGGCCCAGTGCGCAAGTGGCACAGAGCGAAACCCAGCAGGCGAAGCCGGAGCGGTGACAGGGGAGTGGCACGTGACTCTCATGTGTGCTATGACTATCTCGCTGGAGATACTTGCGCGCGAGTAAAACGTTGGACAGCCTGTTACTCAGCACTGTACACTCCTCCCTTCTTACTCTGACGCAGTAACAGTGCGCGCGTGTGACAGTGCGCGCGTGTGCCTAATGAGAAACGCCGTGGTGTCGGGATGATTATTGGGGGACAGTGTCAACAAGCTTTGGACAAGCTGCTTTGACTTCGCATAGTGACCGTGCTGACAAACCAAGCTGGACAATATGTCctccgacgccgccgcttTGCTTCGCCTAGATCTACCTGACCCCACTTTGCCAAGCATGAGCTAGATCCAGAGATCAGCTTAACCCTTTCGGTGCCCAGAGTACACTGACAGGTTATCCATCACGCATATATAAGAGTTCAATCCACGGTCATCAAAGTTGCTCTCACTCGAGTTACCCATTGCTCGTCAATTCCAGCCGTCCAATGTTGTCGAACTCTATCCTCGCCGTTGGGCTCCTGGCCTTCTCTAACAATGCCAGCCAGTGACCAGCAACAGCTGGGTCGTCCGCTGCGCTTACGAGACTTCCCAGCCAAGAGTCGGGTGTTGCACGCCGGGACGGCGATAGCGTTTGCGGCACTGGCAATATCGCGTGCGGTGACAATGTTGCCCTTTGCGTTGACCCTCTCACCGACAATGCCTACTGTGGAGGCTGCAACAATGAGGTGAGGCGAGTGCCTTGGGTGACGACAAAGGAAGGGTGTGCTGTAGATTATGACAAGCAGGTGCGGCTGGCTCAAGTGCTAGAAGGAACAGTGGAAGCCTGTTgaggacggcaagaagTTTGTGGCAACTGCTGGACCATGATGAGTGGATACAGATATGATACCTATCAGTAATGTGATGTGACGACAACGAGAGCTGCGTGTCTGGCAAGTGTATATAGAACAATCAAGTGCAATCAACACGGCGGGAACGGACGATGAAACAGAAAACAGACCGGGGCATTTGATGTAAAGTACGTGAAAGGTAGTGAACTGTAATCTCTCGAGCCGCTCCGTGCCTGACGGAAGGATTCGATCCTTTGCCCAGACTGACATGGTGGCCATCGGCTGTCAATTGAGCATAGTTGAGCGCTGCGTTCTTGGAAGGAGAATCGGTTCTTAGGTCCACAGAGGCCAGAGGGTTGTATGCCTCACGAGTCGAGGGAGACTGGTGTGCATGGTGTGGAGTATGTGGAGACTTGGACCATTATCAGTGTCAGCCTCTTTGCGGGAGAGAAAGTAATGACATATCAGGAAAGTGTAATACGGCCTTGAATACAAAGAGGAGACGGGAAACGAGAGAATGACGTGGAGGTGTTCTGTCACGTGACTAGACAAGTTCCGATAGCCACGGGGGGGGTGTCGATGTGTGGGCCCAGGGTAGTTTGCAGTCGGAGTGACTGTCGTCAGGACAAGAATCGCGGAATGTCAAACTTATCTGCGGGTGAATTAGTAATTCATCCTTGATATGAATAAGAGTGGACAGCATTTGTTCAATTACCTCACAACAACTCACATGACCTACGTTCCGCAACCCGTCAAACCTTCTTTGACACTCATCGACCGATCGGGTTGCTGAGAAGACAGTGATGATGGCTGTGGGGGCTGTGGGGACTGTGGGGAAGGTACCGGGGAGGCTGTGGAGGTGACATCCGAATCATGTTCTGTTTGGGTGGGCGCCAACCTAGTTGCGAGTTGTGAGCTTGAGAGTTGACTCACTCGCTGTCACACACGCCCCCCTCGGTTTCCGTTGGCTTCTTGCTTCTTGATTCTCTCTTTAGACTCTCACACTTGTCACTTCTTCATTCTCCATTCATCATTTCCACTTCCACTTCTTTCCACTTCttcatcccatcccattcATCCCTTACGCTCCTCCCACAGCGTCATCCGACCTAGAACGACGCCTCTATGCTGCTCAATCCTCTCCCTGTCCTTTCGGCGTTGGTCTTCGGTGAGTTGAGGCGTTCGGTTGACCATCCCTCAAGCTGACTACGGCAGCTGTCACCGCGCTTGCCGCTTGCGGTCCGAGTTGTGGCTTCCCCGACTCCCGTTGTGAGAACGACGTCTGCATCTGCAACAACTCCGGAGCGGCAGCTTGCCCCAACCCAGGCACATTCTCCTACTGCCCTAACTTCGACACTGACCAGTACGCCTGCGGCTCGTGCAGCAACTACGTGAGCTTGTTCAGTAGTTCTCGGCTAACCACTGTGTGATTACGACGCGATCTGTCTCTCTGGCAAGTGCACCAAGTGCCCCTCGGGGGAGAACTCTTGTCCTGATGGTTCCGTCTACACGTGCGTCAACATGAAAACTGACTCTCTCAACTGCGGATTGTGTGGGCAGTCGGTGAGTATCGTCGTTAGAAGGGCGTATTCGTAAAATTTGGCTGGTTTACGCTCATGGGTCGTCGAAGAAGCTAACTGCAGTGTCCAACCGACGCAAGTTGCGTGAATGGACAATGTGTTTGTCCTCCTGGCCACTCTCTATGTGGTGATTCCCACGCTTCGTGGTGTGCCGAAACCATGAACGACCCGTTCAGGTGCGGCAGTTGCTATGGCTTTGTAAGTTGAATATCAGTTCAGGCCTCCTCTGGCTACGGCGCATGGTACAGTAGAACACTTCTGCGGAGACACAAGCTCACCGCAGTGTGAGAGGGATAAGACGTGCCGCAACGGAAAGTGCGTTCCCTGCCAAGCCGGTTTCATTCAATGCGGCAACACGAACTGCATTAACCCGCTCAACGACAACCAAAACTGTGGCGACTGCTACCAGGCTGTAGGATGACATCCATGGTTTGTGCTGACGTGAGTGTGGCGAGGGTTCGAACTGCATCAATGGCAAGTGCGAGACCAATGCCGGTTGTGGCTCGGGCCAGGTCAAGTGCGCCGGCTCGTGCAGGAACATCTCGAACGACAACAACCATTGTGGTGGATGTGATATCAAGGTGAGTTCCGAGACTTGGAGGGGGAGCTGTAGGTATACGATTGCCCACGGCGGTTGGATTGAGTTCGCCTATCACTTTGGTCGGAGACATGACGTTGGGGTGTTGGCGTGTCACAGATTGACAGTAGTGCTCGGTCGGTAAGAATTGTTCGGGAGCCTTGTGCGTCTGAACTTTTGTACACGTACTGCATTGAGAgcgcgccagcgcgagGAACGTTTAGCAAACTCAGACAATGAATCGTCGTACTCTGTGAATGATGTAACAAGGGGTTATCTGGAGCTGAGTATTGGTGCATCATTTTGTTTGAGTATGATATGATATTGACCTTGGCTTGATATGAAAGATTCAGTCAGGGTCTAGGCTTGATATGAAAGCCTGATATGAAATGTCACCGGGATGGGATGATATCAGTATATCAGTCAGTTCCATCATGTGGACCCAAAGCCCTGGCTCTGGCGGGTGGGGGAAAAGTGGGGAGCGCAAGTTTGAAGTGGGCAGTCTAcgctgctgttgctgttggttttgctgttgctgttgcgGTTGCTAGTCGGTGGTGATTGGCGTTATGCACAGGCCGTGCTGATCGGAGTTGCGGTATGACGTGCCTCAAACGCTGTCAACTCCCGGTCCGGTCCGTTCGCTTTAGAATGCCCACCAAAACTAGACTCTATATATCAGCCCATCTCACTCCAAACCACACTTTCCCACCTCACTCTCACTTACTGATTCTCACTACATCACCATGGCCAACTCATACTACGTTCCCAAGGGCGGTCTGCCACCCCAGACAGACCTCACGACCGAGCGCGCCGTTTTCACCGAGGCGTACGCCGTCATCCCTCGCCGCGTGATGAGCGATATTGTCACCTCAATCCTCCCCCACTGGCCCAAGACCCGGTTGTGGGTCATCGCCCGCCCCCTCTCGGGCTTTGCCGAGACTTTCTCGCAGTACATTGTTGAGGTGCAGCCCGGAGGCGGCAGTGACAAGCCCGAACCCGACGCCGGTGCTGAGGGCGTCATCTTcgtcgttggcggcgagatcgtcctcaacctcgacggcaaggagcACAACATGGCAGCTGGGGGATACGCGTTCCTCGCCCCAGGAGCCAAGTGGACTCTGAAAAACAAAGGTTCAGAGAACGCGACGTTCCACTGGATCCGCAAGCGGTACCAGAAGGCCGAGGGTGTTGACCTCCCCGAGTCGTTCGTGACCAACGAGAGCGAGATCAAGATGGCCGCTATGCCAGACACCGACGGCGCGTGGTGCACCCAGCGATTTGTCGACACAACCGACGTCCGCCACGACATGCACGTCACCATTGTCACTTTCCAGCCGGGCGGATCAATCCCGTTCCCCGAGACACATGTCATGGAACACGGCCTCTACGTCCTCGAAGGTAAGGCCATGTACCTCCTCAACAAGGACTGGGTCGAGGTTCAGGCCGGCGACTTTATGTGGCTCCGCGCCTTCTGCCCCCAGGCGTGCTACGCTGGCGGACCGACCCGCTTCCGTTACCTCCTCTACAAGGACGTCAACCGCCATGTCGGCCTGACCCTCTAAGCGCGACCTGCAGAGTTCTGCATCTCCGCGCGATCCACCGGGATTCCGACGCGACAATTCGAGGATATATGTTTCTGGCTCTTCTGTCTGTAGCTCTGGTATGAAATGGCATTTCGGACGACGGAAGGCAAAGCGGGTGAACATAAGGAGTGAGGCGTTGTATGAATTTAGATAGCCGAGTGGGCAAAGGGGAGGTTCACTTACAGAAAGTCACGTGCCAGCCATGCACCACCAGGCCACAAGCATAAAGCTTGATGGTCAACAACTGTCAAATTGAACACCAACTTCTGCCACGATTCCCAAAATCGACTGCACGGATGCCATTGCTGAGGTTGAATGGATCCGAGCGCGATAACCAGCTTGGCAACATCGACCGATGTGACAACCACGCGCTTCTCTCAAACAGTATCCGGCTGACCCATCGCATCACCAATCCAGATCGTACGCCAACCGTTGACGCGCACCTTCCGTCCCGCGCACATGGGAGAGTCCACGTACTTTTCCAATGCACTAACTGGGGCACATGATGTACCCCACTCTAGAGACAAGGTTACGCAGATGTGGAACCCCGGCTATGAAGTTATCTGGTGTTGGGATCCGCTTCTTCGAGCAGCATACTGCCCCGCAATGATGTCTGTAGATGGTTGCCAGGCCCTGCAAAGCTTGGAGCGATTTCTGCGACGTCCTTGTCCGTGCCTTTGGCTTCACCCAACCCAACTGCATTGGCGCTCTCGTGATCACTTGAGGGGGTCTGCTGTTGGCTCTTTGGAGCCCGGCGAGCTCGTTTGAGTCATGGAAGCACATTAAGCTTATGCACTTTACCCAGTTCCCAATCTCTCGGGGACGATATCCCCAGCTCGTCTTCTGAACGATATATGCTCGAAGCACTCGGCTCACGGCCCGCTCCAAGGTTTACATCACCAACCGCGCTTGTCAACTGTATCAACCACCATCTTCGGCAATGGACCGTCATTTTCCGGACAACTCACCAGCTGGTTGGCTTGAATGTGCCTAAGAACACATCCTCCCACGTGCAGCAGCATTTCAACTTCTCTTTTCTGCTTGTTGTTTCAACGTGACGGAGACTGGTGCACATCTTAGCCTATCCCCTAACCCCGGCCTTGTTGCGGGCAATTCAAGCTTCTAACCTAAGAATGACATGGTTAGCTGTCCGTTGCAATCCGCAATTTCGGCACCGGTACACTGAACCACTGCCGACCTGTGAAAGGAACAGGCATGGGAGTCGCGGAACACTTTAAGGTTAGGTTCCTACCAGCTCACATGATCCTGGAGAGCCTACTACTCGGCCATCGACAATGTATGAGTCGTATGAGTCGCACAGCACCATCTGTGCTCTGTGCTTCCCAACtgatctcctcctccgcaacTCCATTCTAACCATGTTCCAGATCCTCGTATCAGTCGCAAGCGTACTCGTTCTCAACGGGCTCCAGGCGGCTGCGGCCCCAGGCGGCCTTGCCCAACGCCAGAGTACCGGCACCGTCTGTGAAGATGGACAGACTCTCTGTCGGTTCAACACGTGCGTCAACCTGAAGATATCCGTCTACGACTGTGGCGAGTGCGGAAACGTTTGCCCGGACAGGGCGAGATGTGGCGACGGCCAGTGTTACTGTCACAGTGGTGGGCCCATGTGCCCGGGTAATGTTCCATGCCCTCGCCTCGAATATGACCACTATAACTGCGGCTCATGCGGCAACGAGGTGAGCTCCGCGCGAACGCATTGACCCAGTGCTCCTCCACCGAGACCTGCATCGACCACAAGTGTACCGCCTGCCCTGCAGGCCAGAACTCATGCGTCAATCACGACCGCGACTTTCCAGACAACACCCTTTCGAGGTGTTTCGACTTTACCTCGGACTCGTGGAACTGCGGCGGCTGCAACCAGAGAGTAAGTAACTCATGGGCAGACTGCAAGGAGGTCGCTGACAGCCAGTGTGCGGAGGGCGCCACGTGCGACAACGGCGTGTGCAAGTGTCCCGCTGGCCAAGAGTTGTGCGGTGGCCTCATCGTCGGCTTGCCGTATGAACGGATAGGCTCTTGCACCAAGGTCCTCACAGACTACCTGAACTGCGGGGGATGCTCAAA
Above is a genomic segment from Cutaneotrichosporon cavernicola HIS019 DNA, chromosome: 1 containing:
- a CDS encoding uncharacterized protein (Protein of unknown function (DUF861)), with the protein product MANSYYVPKGGLPPQTDLTTERAVFTEAYAVIPRRVMSDIVTSILPHWPKTRLWVIARPLSGFAETFSQYIVEVQPGGGSDKPEPDAGAEGVIFVVGGEIVLNLDGKEHNMAAGGYAFLAPGAKWTLKNKGSENATFHWIRKRYQKAEGVDLPESFVTNESEIKMAAMPDTDGAWCTQRFVDTTDVRHDMHVTIVTFQPGGSIPFPETHVMEHGLYVLEGKAMYLLNKDWVEVQAGDFMWLRAFCPQACYAGGPTRFRYLLYKDVNRHVGLTL